In Prosthecomicrobium sp. N25, one DNA window encodes the following:
- the rpsF gene encoding 30S ribosomal protein S6 translates to MALYEHVFLARQDASPQQVDALIEQYKAVIETNGGKIAKVENWGLKSLAYRIKKNRKAFYALMNIDAPSAAVAEMERQMRINEDILRFMTIRVDALEEGPSAMMQKRDRDDRRDRDDRPGGGRDRDRGDRRGPPRGDRPRRDDFATPFQAATAESEEE, encoded by the coding sequence ATGGCGCTCTACGAGCACGTATTCCTGGCCCGCCAGGACGCGTCGCCCCAGCAGGTCGACGCGCTGATCGAGCAGTACAAGGCCGTGATCGAGACCAACGGCGGCAAGATCGCCAAGGTCGAGAACTGGGGCCTGAAGTCGCTCGCCTACCGCATCAAGAAGAACCGCAAGGCCTTCTATGCGCTGATGAACATCGACGCCCCCTCGGCCGCCGTGGCCGAGATGGAGCGACAGATGCGCATCAACGAGGACATCCTCCGCTTCATGACCATCCGGGTCGACGCGCTGGAGGAAGGCCCCTCGGCCATGATGCAGAAGCGCGACCGCGACGACCGTCGCGACCGCGACGACCGTCCGGGCGGCGGGCGCGACCGGGATCGCGGCGACCGCCGCGGACCGCCGCGCGGCGACCGCCCGCGCCGTGACGACTTCGCCACGCCCTTCCAGGCGGCGACCGCGGAGAGCGAGGAAGAGTGA
- a CDS encoding putative bifunctional diguanylate cyclase/phosphodiesterase: MTDSDWQVRLVGKNYAIAIAILAGISLASFLSIHASLVAQAVHVELGIRSSEQSQNFNRVQTATRALMSYVERPDTSDAQIRRLGRQLKERIEDFDRVNARIIEIIQTGDRSLWFSVPDSIRRVYFEEPYKLQDGLRAMSERSTVLATMEPGELRRAVVHWSLMDFTLSSGTTILKGFDGALEKIHAGSLEHVARVERIHIAITLLTLVVLGGEVLLIFGPMVRRLGAYNRAVAEARNELDRIAYSDPLTGTGNRARFTKALAVAIERVPQDGGFALILCDLDRFKAVNDAFGHQVGDRLLAEMCRRIQSVIEPTAMLARLGGDEFAILVPGMTEVDRLAGLIARIRAATSRTWNWNGSEIDVSSSVGGALCPLHSDDPDRLLAYADKALYAAKQPGPHHQVFDQTLRRESDEEATLLREFGRAFADREFEVHYQPKVRTADGSIVGLEALVRWRHPERGLLAPAAFLTALHRAGRSVDLTKVVLDLSLRDVESLRGHGLHVGPVAVNMPEAMLAGNLACSEILEALERHGISPDALSIEITEDVLMSRAAETIQASVKAISDLGIRVAFDDFGTGFASLSHLRDFTFDELKIDRSFVAEIGTNPMSEQIIRSIVSLGRSLGKAVVAEGVETEAQRRFLVGEGCLTAQGYLFAAPMPFEALTGWLTALRAPELRRVADRRPRPTASRLKHVP; encoded by the coding sequence GTGACGGACTCGGATTGGCAAGTCAGACTCGTCGGCAAGAACTACGCGATTGCGATTGCGATTCTTGCTGGCATTTCGCTCGCCAGCTTCCTGTCCATACACGCCTCGCTGGTGGCTCAGGCGGTCCACGTCGAGCTCGGCATACGGTCGAGCGAACAGTCGCAGAATTTCAATCGTGTCCAGACGGCGACGCGCGCCCTGATGAGCTACGTTGAGCGCCCGGACACCTCGGACGCGCAGATCCGTCGCCTGGGCCGGCAGCTGAAGGAACGGATCGAGGATTTCGACCGGGTCAATGCCCGCATCATCGAGATCATCCAGACCGGAGACAGATCCCTGTGGTTCTCGGTGCCGGACTCGATCCGCAGGGTCTATTTCGAGGAGCCTTACAAGCTGCAGGACGGCCTCCGCGCCATGAGCGAGCGGTCGACCGTCCTGGCGACGATGGAGCCGGGCGAATTGCGCCGGGCGGTCGTTCACTGGAGCCTGATGGATTTCACCCTCTCGTCGGGCACGACCATCCTGAAGGGTTTCGACGGGGCCCTGGAGAAGATCCACGCCGGCTCGCTCGAGCACGTCGCGCGCGTCGAACGCATCCACATCGCGATCACGCTGTTGACCTTGGTCGTCCTCGGCGGCGAGGTCCTCTTGATCTTCGGTCCGATGGTCCGTCGGCTGGGTGCCTACAACCGCGCGGTAGCCGAGGCCCGCAACGAGCTGGACCGGATCGCCTACTCGGATCCGCTGACCGGCACCGGCAACCGGGCGCGCTTCACGAAGGCGCTCGCGGTCGCGATCGAACGCGTTCCCCAGGACGGCGGCTTCGCCCTGATCCTCTGCGATCTCGATCGCTTCAAGGCCGTCAACGATGCGTTCGGACACCAGGTCGGAGACCGGCTCCTGGCCGAAATGTGTCGCCGGATCCAGTCGGTCATCGAGCCGACGGCCATGCTGGCGCGGCTCGGCGGCGACGAGTTCGCGATCCTGGTTCCCGGGATGACGGAGGTCGACCGTCTCGCCGGCCTCATCGCCCGCATCCGCGCGGCCACGTCCCGCACGTGGAACTGGAACGGCTCGGAGATCGACGTCTCGTCGAGCGTCGGAGGCGCGCTTTGCCCGCTGCATTCCGATGATCCCGACCGTCTCCTCGCCTATGCCGACAAGGCCCTCTACGCGGCCAAGCAGCCGGGGCCGCATCATCAGGTCTTCGACCAGACGCTCCGCCGCGAAAGCGACGAGGAGGCGACGCTGCTCCGGGAATTCGGACGTGCCTTCGCGGACCGGGAGTTCGAGGTCCACTACCAGCCGAAGGTGCGCACCGCGGATGGGTCCATCGTCGGGCTCGAGGCCCTGGTCCGCTGGCGTCATCCCGAGCGCGGACTGCTCGCCCCGGCCGCCTTCCTGACCGCCCTGCACCGGGCCGGCCGATCGGTGGACCTCACCAAGGTCGTTCTCGACCTCAGTTTGCGCGACGTGGAGAGCCTTCGCGGGCATGGCCTGCACGTCGGCCCCGTGGCGGTCAACATGCCGGAGGCCATGCTGGCCGGGAACCTGGCCTGTTCGGAGATCCTGGAGGCGCTCGAGCGTCACGGCATTTCGCCCGACGCGTTGTCGATCGAGATCACCGAGGACGTCCTCATGAGCCGGGCCGCCGAAACGATCCAGGCGTCCGTCAAGGCCATCTCGGACCTCGGCATTCGGGTGGCGTTCGACGACTTCGGCACGGGCTTCGCCTCCCTCAGCCACCTCCGCGACTTCACCTTCGACGAACTCAAGATCGACCGCAGCTTCGTGGCCGAAATCGGAACCAACCCCATGAGCGAGCAGATCATCCGCTCCATCGTGTCGCTGGGCCGCTCCCTCGGCAAGGCGGTGGTCGCCGAAGGCGTCGAGACCGAGGCACAGCGTCGGTTCCTGGTCGGTGAGGGTTGCCTGACCGCACAGGGCTACCTCTTCGCCGCGCCCATGCCCTTCGAAGCCCTCACGGGCTGGCTCACAGCCCTGCGGGCCCCCGAGTTGCGCAGGGTCGCGGACCGCCGCCCCCGCCCGACGGCCAGTCGCCTGAAGCATGTCCCCTGA
- a CDS encoding ABC transporter substrate-binding protein: MSRPRSAAPAAARAALWGNLCVVLSGGPALAAEIEVLHYWISPSERAALDTIREAFERRGGQWIDEPAARSIDLRRRLVERAADGLPVPAFQWMGGEVEELRRLDAAVPVPGAAAWIDKLPESVRAQIMSDQQPYMAPVGIHIENKLWLSARLLAENGLPVPRSWDEVVAIGTTLAAKGVAPVVTGGEIWQQSLIVRAVLAESQSDEPNRTDAQTHWRRYVTSASFRRAVHHLAALKPLVRPPSRGDGWVDALVDVGEGRAAMTFMGDWAKGEYARHGMKVDKDVLCAVPPGNEKVMTLVVDGFAFSAADDRETLEAQRLLADTLMDPEVQLAFALDKGSAPTRKDVPPNRLDSCSVADRAKLEDPRVRKDQIRIDARRGVGALRVWDLLIRLLVDPALSEEEVLARIDRLAAEAE, translated from the coding sequence ATGTCGCGCCCTCGTTCCGCCGCTCCGGCTGCCGCCCGCGCCGCTCTCTGGGGCAACCTGTGCGTCGTCCTCTCCGGCGGCCCCGCCCTGGCGGCCGAGATCGAGGTGCTCCACTATTGGATCTCGCCCAGCGAGCGTGCCGCCCTCGACACCATCCGCGAGGCCTTCGAACGGCGCGGCGGTCAATGGATCGACGAGCCGGCGGCGCGCTCGATCGACCTGAGGCGGCGGCTGGTCGAGCGCGCCGCCGACGGCCTCCCGGTGCCTGCCTTCCAGTGGATGGGCGGTGAGGTCGAGGAACTTCGGCGCCTTGACGCAGCCGTACCGGTCCCCGGGGCGGCGGCGTGGATCGACAAGCTGCCGGAGAGCGTTCGCGCTCAGATCATGTCCGACCAGCAGCCCTACATGGCCCCGGTTGGCATCCACATCGAGAACAAGCTCTGGCTCAGTGCCCGCCTGCTCGCCGAGAACGGGCTGCCCGTCCCGCGCAGTTGGGACGAGGTCGTCGCGATCGGGACAACGCTCGCCGCCAAGGGCGTCGCGCCGGTCGTGACGGGCGGCGAGATCTGGCAGCAATCGCTGATCGTCCGTGCGGTCCTGGCCGAGTCGCAGTCCGACGAGCCGAACCGCACCGACGCCCAGACGCACTGGCGGCGCTACGTCACGTCTGCGTCCTTCCGCAGGGCCGTCCACCACCTGGCCGCCCTCAAGCCTCTGGTCAGGCCTCCGAGCCGGGGGGACGGCTGGGTGGACGCCCTGGTCGACGTCGGGGAGGGCCGTGCCGCCATGACCTTCATGGGCGACTGGGCGAAGGGCGAATACGCAAGGCACGGAATGAAGGTCGACAAGGATGTCTTGTGTGCAGTGCCGCCCGGCAATGAAAAAGTCATGACCCTGGTCGTCGACGGCTTCGCCTTCTCGGCTGCCGACGACAGGGAGACCCTGGAGGCCCAGCGGCTCCTGGCCGACACCCTGATGGATCCGGAGGTGCAGCTCGCCTTCGCGCTCGACAAGGGCTCAGCGCCGACCCGCAAGGACGTGCCGCCGAACCGGCTCGATTCCTGCTCGGTGGCGGACCGGGCGAAGCTGGAGGATCCGCGCGTCCGCAAGGACCAGATCCGCATCGACGCCCGCAGGGGCGTCGGCGCCCTGCGGGTCTGGGACCTCCTGATCCGCCTGCTCGTCGACCCGGCCTTGAGCGAGGAGGAAGTGCTCGCCCGCATCGACCGGCTGGCGGCCGAAGCGGAGTAG
- a CDS encoding isoprenylcysteine carboxyl methyltransferase family protein: MSAAVLVLALVTLQRLGELVLSARHERRLAARGAYEVGGAHYPAMVAVHGLWLVVLWLAALGLPPGPVTLSWPLVGAYAAVQALRVWTLASLGERWTTRIIVVPGAPLVARGPYRYLRHPNYVVVVLEIALLPLAFGLPGTAALFSLLNAGILVVRIRAEDAALAGARSEGR; this comes from the coding sequence ATGAGCGCAGCGGTTCTCGTCCTCGCGCTGGTGACGCTACAACGCCTCGGGGAGCTCGTGCTGTCGGCCCGGCACGAGCGGCGGCTCGCCGCACGCGGGGCCTACGAGGTGGGCGGCGCGCACTACCCGGCGATGGTGGCGGTGCACGGCCTATGGCTCGTCGTCCTCTGGCTGGCGGCCTTGGGGCTGCCCCCGGGGCCCGTCACCCTGTCCTGGCCCCTCGTCGGGGCCTATGCGGCCGTGCAGGCGCTCCGGGTCTGGACGCTGGCGAGCCTCGGGGAGCGCTGGACGACGCGGATCATCGTGGTACCGGGCGCGCCGCTCGTGGCGCGCGGGCCCTACCGCTACCTGCGCCATCCCAACTACGTGGTGGTGGTCCTCGAGATCGCGCTCCTGCCCCTCGCCTTCGGGCTGCCCGGGACGGCGGCGCTGTTCTCGCTCCTCAACGCCGGGATCCTCGTCGTGCGGATCCGCGCCGAGGACGCGGCGCTGGCCGGGGCCCGGAGCGAGGGTCGATGA
- a CDS encoding replicative DNA helicase: MKAPIRRVEQEPALERHAPHNAEAERQLLGAVLVNNETYYRVSDFLEPAHFFLEPHRQIYEKVGQLIRAGKVASPITVKTFFPADHQIADLSVTQYLLRLASDATTIINAEDYGRVVRDLAMRRNLIRIGEDMVNIAFDAPVDMPPRAQIEDAERRLFELAETGRYDGGFVSFSDALKGSIDMAAAAFQRQGRLSGVSTGISSLDRMMGGLQHSDLIILAARPAMGKTSLATNIAFNIAAAYRSEEQPDGSFKTVDGGIVGFFSLEMSSEQLATRVMSEQTEIPSHKIRRGDITDMEFEKLVAASQMMQSIPLYVDQTGGISIAQLAARARRLKRQRGLDVLIVDYLQLLTGSKKAGENRVQEITEITTGLKALAKELNVPILALSQLSRQVENRDDKRPQLADLRESGSIEQDADVVMFIYREEYYLKGKEPSDKGSEAWFKWEADMAKMRGVAEVIVGKQRHGPTGTVELHFAGEYTRFSDLIRDDQLPARMD; encoded by the coding sequence ATGAAAGCCCCGATCCGCCGTGTCGAGCAGGAACCCGCCCTGGAGCGCCACGCCCCGCACAACGCGGAGGCCGAGCGCCAGCTCCTCGGCGCGGTTCTTGTGAACAACGAGACCTACTACCGGGTCTCGGACTTCCTCGAGCCCGCGCATTTCTTCCTGGAGCCGCACCGGCAGATCTACGAGAAGGTCGGCCAGCTGATCCGGGCCGGCAAGGTCGCCTCGCCGATCACGGTCAAGACCTTCTTCCCGGCCGACCACCAGATCGCCGACCTGTCGGTGACTCAGTACCTCCTGCGCCTCGCCTCCGACGCGACGACCATCATCAACGCGGAGGACTACGGGCGCGTGGTGCGCGACCTCGCGATGCGGCGGAACCTGATCCGCATCGGCGAGGACATGGTCAACATCGCCTTCGACGCGCCGGTCGACATGCCGCCGCGGGCGCAGATCGAGGACGCCGAGCGGCGGCTCTTCGAACTCGCCGAGACCGGCCGCTACGACGGCGGCTTCGTCAGCTTCTCGGACGCCCTCAAGGGCTCGATCGACATGGCGGCGGCCGCCTTCCAGAGGCAGGGGCGGCTGTCCGGGGTCTCGACCGGAATCTCCAGCCTCGACCGCATGATGGGCGGGCTGCAGCATTCGGACCTGATCATCCTCGCGGCGCGTCCGGCTATGGGCAAGACGTCGCTCGCGACCAATATCGCCTTCAACATCGCGGCGGCGTACCGCTCCGAGGAGCAGCCGGACGGGTCGTTCAAGACGGTCGACGGCGGCATCGTCGGCTTCTTCTCGCTGGAGATGTCGTCCGAGCAGCTCGCCACGCGCGTGATGTCGGAGCAGACGGAGATCCCCTCGCACAAGATCCGGCGCGGCGACATCACCGACATGGAGTTCGAGAAGCTCGTCGCGGCCTCGCAGATGATGCAGTCGATCCCGCTCTACGTGGACCAGACGGGCGGCATCTCCATCGCCCAGCTCGCGGCGCGCGCGCGGCGGCTGAAGCGGCAGCGGGGGCTCGACGTGCTGATCGTCGACTACCTGCAGCTCCTCACCGGCTCCAAGAAGGCCGGGGAGAACCGTGTCCAGGAGATCACCGAGATCACCACGGGCCTGAAGGCGCTCGCCAAGGAGCTCAACGTCCCGATCCTGGCCCTGTCCCAGCTCTCCCGCCAGGTGGAGAACCGCGACGACAAGCGTCCGCAGCTCGCCGACCTGCGCGAGTCCGGCTCGATCGAGCAGGACGCCGACGTGGTCATGTTCATCTATCGCGAGGAATACTACCTGAAGGGCAAGGAGCCGTCCGACAAGGGCTCGGAGGCCTGGTTCAAGTGGGAAGCCGACATGGCGAAGATGCGCGGCGTCGCGGAGGTCATCGTCGGCAAGCAGCGCCATGGCCCGACGGGAACGGTCGAACTCCACTTCGCCGGCGAGTACACCCGCTTCTCCGACCTCATCCGCGACGACCAGTTGCCGGCCCGGATGGACTAG
- the rplI gene encoding 50S ribosomal protein L9, which yields MEVILLERIGRLGQMGDVVKVRDGFARNFLLPRNKALRATKANKERFEGQRAQLEARNLELKSEAQAVAEKLDGKSFVVVRQAGEMGQLYGSVSARDVADLLTAGGFTVGRDQVVLNTPIKGIGLHTVAIALHGEVEAKVTVNVARSADEAERQARGEAVITRENEDIFEREVGPITDEEGYAEE from the coding sequence ATGGAAGTCATCCTCCTCGAGCGCATCGGCCGCCTCGGCCAGATGGGCGACGTCGTCAAGGTCCGCGACGGCTTTGCGCGCAACTTCCTCCTGCCGCGCAACAAGGCGCTGCGCGCCACCAAGGCCAACAAGGAGCGCTTCGAGGGCCAGCGCGCCCAACTCGAGGCGCGCAACCTCGAGCTCAAGAGCGAGGCGCAGGCCGTCGCCGAGAAGCTCGACGGAAAGAGCTTCGTGGTCGTCCGCCAGGCCGGCGAGATGGGCCAGCTCTACGGCTCCGTGTCGGCGCGCGACGTCGCCGACCTGCTGACCGCCGGCGGCTTCACGGTCGGCCGCGACCAGGTCGTCCTCAACACCCCGATCAAGGGCATCGGCCTGCACACGGTCGCCATCGCGCTGCACGGCGAGGTCGAGGCCAAGGTGACGGTCAACGTCGCCCGCTCCGCCGACGAGGCCGAGCGCCAGGCGCGCGGCGAGGCCGTCATCACCCGCGAGAACGAGGACATCTTCGAGCGCGAGGTCGGCCCGATCACGGACGAAGAGGGCTACGCCGAGGAGTGA
- the rpsR gene encoding 30S ribosomal protein S18, with translation MVDINQLPTRRPFFRRRKTCPFSGANAPKIDYKDVKLLQRFISERGKIVPSRITAVSTKKQRELAQAIKRARFLGFLPFVIK, from the coding sequence ATGGTCGACATCAACCAGCTGCCCACCCGCCGGCCCTTCTTCCGCCGGCGCAAGACCTGCCCGTTCTCCGGCGCCAACGCCCCGAAGATCGACTACAAGGACGTCAAGCTCCTGCAGCGCTTCATCTCCGAGCGCGGCAAGATCGTGCCGAGCCGCATCACGGCGGTCTCGACCAAGAAGCAGCGCGAGCTGGCCCAGGCCATCAAGCGCGCCCGCTTCCTCGGCTTCCTGCCCTTCGTCATCAAGTGA
- a CDS encoding type III polyketide synthase, whose product MEQRNRNRSTEGGERARLVSFGTALPPHVVTQAEAAEAVERIFSRRPGSFDALRGVFATAGTRQRHTIKPAAWYLEPQGWPEKSQAFLDGAGDLFIEAAGRALDRAGLTAADVDTVVTLTATGVATPTLEARVAARMGFRPDVRRVPIFGLGCAGGVSGLSIAGRLAAADPGSTVLMVAIECCSLGFQPDRFDKANIVSSALFGDGAAACVLRAGDGGGIAAIEGSAEHMWPDTLGVMGWRMDTVGLGVILAPNVPDFAEKNLGPAVRGMLDRLGLVPDDVGRFVCHPGSVKVVAAIERTLGLDQGSLDHERGVLVDYGNMSAPTVWFILERVMADGALPERTAMLAMGPGFTTTCVSLTRAAA is encoded by the coding sequence ATGGAACAGCGTAATCGGAACCGGTCGACCGAGGGGGGCGAGCGGGCCAGGTTGGTTTCCTTCGGGACGGCGCTGCCGCCCCACGTCGTTACACAGGCGGAGGCGGCCGAGGCGGTGGAGCGGATCTTCAGCCGCCGGCCCGGGTCCTTCGACGCCCTGAGGGGCGTCTTCGCGACGGCGGGCACGCGCCAGCGGCACACGATCAAGCCGGCCGCCTGGTACCTGGAGCCGCAAGGCTGGCCGGAGAAGAGCCAGGCCTTCCTGGACGGCGCGGGCGATCTCTTCATCGAGGCCGCGGGGCGGGCGCTCGACCGGGCGGGCCTGACCGCCGCGGACGTCGACACGGTCGTCACCCTGACGGCGACCGGCGTGGCTACGCCGACGCTCGAGGCCCGGGTCGCGGCGCGCATGGGGTTCCGCCCGGACGTGCGGCGCGTGCCGATCTTCGGGCTCGGCTGCGCGGGCGGCGTGTCGGGGCTCTCCATCGCGGGGCGGCTCGCCGCCGCGGACCCGGGGTCGACGGTGCTGATGGTCGCCATCGAGTGCTGCTCGCTCGGCTTCCAGCCGGACCGCTTCGACAAGGCCAACATCGTCTCCTCCGCGCTCTTCGGCGACGGGGCGGCGGCCTGCGTGCTGCGCGCCGGCGACGGCGGCGGGATCGCGGCGATCGAGGGCTCGGCCGAGCATATGTGGCCCGACACGCTCGGCGTGATGGGCTGGCGCATGGACACGGTGGGCCTCGGCGTGATCCTCGCCCCGAACGTGCCGGACTTCGCCGAGAAGAACCTCGGCCCGGCGGTGCGCGGCATGCTCGACCGGCTCGGCCTCGTCCCCGACGACGTCGGCCGCTTCGTCTGCCACCCCGGCAGCGTGAAGGTGGTCGCCGCGATCGAGCGGACGCTCGGCCTCGACCAGGGCTCGCTCGACCACGAGCGCGGAGTGCTGGTCGACTACGGCAACATGTCGGCCCCGACGGTCTGGTTCATCCTGGAGCGCGTGATGGCGGACGGCGCCTTGCCGGAGCGCACCGCTATGCTCGCCATGGGGCCGGGCTTCACCACGACCTGCGTGTCGCTGACGCGGGCGGCCGCATGA
- the ilvD gene encoding dihydroxy-acid dehydratase — MPAYRSRTTTHGRNMAGARGLWRATGMKDADFGKPIIAVVNSFTQFVPGHVHLKDLGQLVAREIEAAGGVAKEFNTIAVDDGIAMGHDGMLYSLPSRELIADSVEYMVNAHCADAMVCISNCDKITPGMLMAAMRLNIPCVFVSGGPMEAGKVILGGKAKALDLVDAMVAAADETYTDEEVKVIERSACPTCGSCSGMFTANSMNCLTEALGLSLPGNGSVLATHADRRRLFVEAGHLVVDLARRYYEQDDASVLPRNIASFTAFENAMTLDIAMGGSTNTVLHLLAAAHEAEVNFTMADIDRLSRRVPVLCKVAPSVPDVHMEDVHRAGGIMAILGELEKAGLVDTSVPTVHAPSLGEAIGRWDITRTTSETARSFYSAAPGGVPTQVAFSQDRRWEVDTDREKGAIRSVEHAFSKDGGLAVLYGNLAQDGCIVKTAGVDASILTFTGPARIFESQDDAVKGILGGKVGAGDVVVIRYEGPRGGPGMQEMLYPTSYIKSKGLGKACALVTDGRFSGGTSGLSIGHVSPEAAEGGLIGLVEDGDRVEIDIPNRSIRLAVAEDVLAARRAAREAAGWHPAAPRPRKVTTALKAYAAMATSAAKGAVRDVDQLTRR; from the coding sequence ATGCCCGCCTACCGCTCGCGCACGACCACCCACGGACGCAACATGGCCGGAGCGCGCGGGCTGTGGCGCGCCACGGGCATGAAGGACGCGGACTTCGGCAAGCCGATCATTGCGGTCGTCAACTCCTTCACGCAGTTCGTGCCCGGGCACGTGCACCTGAAGGACCTCGGCCAGCTCGTCGCCCGCGAGATCGAGGCCGCCGGCGGGGTCGCGAAGGAGTTCAACACCATCGCGGTCGACGACGGGATCGCGATGGGCCATGACGGGATGCTCTATTCCCTCCCCTCGCGCGAACTCATCGCCGACAGCGTGGAGTACATGGTCAACGCGCATTGCGCGGACGCCATGGTGTGCATCTCCAATTGCGACAAGATCACGCCCGGGATGCTGATGGCCGCGATGCGGCTGAACATCCCCTGCGTGTTCGTCTCGGGCGGGCCGATGGAGGCCGGCAAGGTGATCCTCGGCGGCAAGGCCAAGGCGCTCGACCTCGTCGACGCCATGGTGGCGGCGGCGGACGAGACCTACACGGACGAGGAGGTGAAGGTCATCGAGCGGTCGGCCTGCCCGACCTGCGGCTCCTGCTCGGGGATGTTCACGGCCAATTCGATGAACTGCCTGACGGAGGCGCTCGGCCTGTCGTTACCGGGCAACGGCTCCGTGCTCGCCACCCACGCCGACCGGCGCCGCCTGTTCGTCGAGGCCGGGCACCTCGTGGTCGACCTCGCGCGGCGCTACTACGAGCAGGACGACGCGAGCGTGCTGCCGCGCAACATCGCGAGCTTCACGGCCTTCGAGAACGCCATGACGCTCGACATCGCCATGGGCGGGTCGACCAACACGGTGCTGCACCTGCTCGCCGCCGCCCACGAGGCGGAGGTGAACTTCACCATGGCGGACATCGACCGGCTGTCCCGGCGGGTGCCGGTTCTGTGCAAGGTCGCGCCCTCGGTGCCGGACGTCCACATGGAGGACGTGCACCGCGCGGGCGGCATCATGGCGATCCTCGGCGAGCTGGAGAAGGCGGGGCTCGTCGACACCTCGGTGCCGACCGTCCACGCGCCGAGCCTCGGGGAGGCGATCGGGCGCTGGGACATCACGCGCACCACGTCGGAGACGGCGCGCAGCTTCTACTCGGCGGCGCCGGGCGGCGTCCCGACCCAGGTGGCCTTCAGCCAGGACCGGCGCTGGGAGGTCGACACCGACCGCGAGAAGGGGGCGATCCGCTCGGTCGAGCACGCCTTCTCGAAGGACGGCGGCCTGGCTGTGCTCTACGGCAACCTCGCCCAGGACGGCTGCATCGTGAAGACGGCGGGCGTCGACGCCTCAATCCTGACATTCACCGGGCCGGCGCGGATCTTCGAGAGCCAGGACGACGCCGTGAAGGGCATCCTCGGCGGCAAGGTCGGGGCCGGGGACGTGGTGGTGATCCGCTACGAGGGGCCGCGCGGCGGGCCGGGCATGCAGGAGATGCTGTATCCGACCAGCTACATCAAGTCGAAGGGGCTGGGGAAGGCCTGCGCGCTGGTGACGGACGGGCGCTTCTCGGGCGGCACCTCGGGCCTGTCGATCGGCCACGTCTCGCCGGAGGCGGCCGAGGGCGGGCTGATCGGCCTCGTCGAAGACGGCGACAGGGTCGAGATCGACATCCCCAACCGCTCGATCCGGCTCGCGGTCGCCGAGGACGTGCTGGCCGCCCGCCGGGCGGCCCGCGAGGCGGCGGGCTGGCACCCCGCAGCGCCCCGTCCGCGCAAGGTCACGACCGCCCTGAAGGCCTACGCGGCCATGGCCACCAGCGCGGCCAAGGGAGCGGTGCGGGACGTGGATCAGCTCACGCGGCGGTGA
- a CDS encoding DUF2232 domain-containing protein: protein MPFVVSPSAFLMALGSGLASAVLFASLIGGTSLAVPLFALTGLPIAIAALGWGTLAGAIAVVIGGVAITFALSAPAAGSYLLTVAGPVLVLSHLVGLARQDEAGRVEWYPLGRVLAAAAILIAAATVVGGIAIGYDQEATTRQVRDAFAGMMDPARVPGGLEQVRAEVEPFVRLSVRLMPILFPAIWTMILVLNLWLGAKVVAKSDRLARPWEDLSAISLPRGADLGFAGALVLSFLPAPAGLVASPFLGAFLSAYTLMGFAVLHHVTRGSGARPIVLATVYGLVFLFTFPALLVALVGFLERFLRFRDRRRKGGPPGVV, encoded by the coding sequence ATGCCCTTCGTCGTCTCTCCGTCGGCCTTCCTGATGGCGCTCGGCTCCGGCCTCGCGTCGGCGGTGCTGTTCGCGTCGCTGATCGGCGGGACCTCGCTGGCCGTGCCGCTCTTCGCGCTGACGGGGCTGCCGATCGCCATCGCGGCGCTCGGCTGGGGGACGCTCGCGGGGGCCATCGCGGTCGTCATCGGCGGCGTCGCCATCACGTTCGCGCTGTCGGCCCCGGCGGCCGGCTCCTATCTCCTCACCGTGGCCGGTCCCGTCCTGGTCCTCTCCCACCTCGTCGGCCTCGCCCGGCAGGACGAGGCGGGGCGGGTCGAGTGGTATCCGCTCGGGCGGGTGCTCGCCGCCGCGGCCATCCTGATCGCCGCCGCCACGGTGGTGGGCGGCATCGCCATCGGGTACGACCAGGAGGCGACCACGCGCCAAGTGCGCGACGCCTTCGCGGGCATGATGGACCCGGCGCGCGTGCCCGGCGGCCTCGAGCAGGTGCGGGCGGAGGTCGAGCCCTTCGTGCGCCTCTCCGTCCGGCTCATGCCGATCCTGTTCCCGGCGATCTGGACCATGATCCTCGTCCTCAACCTCTGGCTCGGCGCCAAGGTGGTGGCGAAATCGGACCGGCTGGCCCGGCCCTGGGAGGACCTCTCGGCCATCAGCCTGCCCCGCGGGGCCGACCTCGGCTTCGCCGGGGCGCTCGTCCTCAGCTTCCTGCCGGCGCCGGCCGGACTCGTCGCCTCGCCGTTCCTGGGCGCCTTCCTGTCGGCCTACACGCTGATGGGCTTCGCGGTCCTGCACCACGTGACGCGCGGCTCCGGGGCGCGGCCGATCGTGCTGGCGACCGTCTACGGCCTCGTCTTCCTGTTCACCTTCCCGGCGCTGCTGGTGGCCCTCGTGGGCTTCCTCGAGCGCTTCCTCCGCTTTCGCGACCGGCGGCGCAAAGGGGGGCCGCCGGGCGTCGTCTGA